GAGGGTGCCATTCAAGTCTCCTGGAGGAGAGGAAGTCAAGGAGAGCTGTGATCCTCTGCTACTGGAACTTTCTCCATCGAGCATCATGGAGTCCAGCTCTGATATTTTGTCCAGGTAAGCTGCATCCATGGAGGCCTCACTAGATGTCTGGAAGCTGTTAGGGTCTTCCCTTATAGCATTAGCAGATGTAGATTCCTTCACTGAGTTGTCTTCACTTGGACCTGGATGCCAGGAGCCCCAGAAGATAGACTTTGAGGGGTCCATGTCACTCAAGCCTTTGGGAGATTTCTCAACGCTGCTGAATTTGTTCCCCAAGGCTGAAGCTGTCTGTGATGGACTTGGATTTTCCTCAAAGTTAAGCTTTCTCAGATGAGGCACAGGTTTAAATGCAACTTTCTTCCCGCGGAGGCCTGGACTTCTCAGGGTCAGGGATCGGAAAGCAGAAGATGGAGTGGTGGGAAGGAAATCAGAGGAGGTGCTTTCCAAGTCCTCCTTCTTCTGCTCTCCATTTGGACTCTTGTCTTCCACAGATGGCTGGAACACCAAACTGGGATTTCTAGAAAATGTTCGAAACTCGACCTCTGGGTTGCTGCAGATGGACATCCTCTCATTGTCACTCAAACTTCTCATCATCATGTTGAATTTCTGCTCGTGTTTGAGAACATCTGCCCCACTGTTGCTGCTTGCAAATGTATCCTGGACTTCAAGATGCTTCTTCTCAGATTTCCTGACTTGAGCTTCCAGCTCATCGATGTACTGGTCGCTGCGCTCCAGAGCTCGTTTGAGGTGTTCCACATCACGCTCATGCTGTTGAATCTTTGATTCCAGCGCTGCCACTGTGTATCGACCAAACCTGAGGACagagcattttattttgaaatcacaacacaaaggTCAAATGGCGTGTCATGTAGTCACAACACGTTTAGTTTAAATATCTTATGGGAGCTAGAAATCAAAAACAAGCCATCAGTTTCACCAAAATGCAAAAATCTTAAGACAGGAAGTTACAAGCAGGTGtaatttttattaattattagcAGTGTTACTTCTTGAGGCTGATCCAGTGGAGTGTTGCTCATTATTTGACTGACAGATAACCGTATCGGTTTACGTTATATTTAATcttaaaaatatcaaaactaaatagaaaattctataaaataaaaatgttttaactaTTCTGATGATTGAAGTACCAAAGATGCTGCCAATGCACAAATCACTGTCTTGCTCTTCTTAGGATTAAGCTGTTGCAGATAAATGGAAACGATAGAGAATTATGTGTGGAAAAGAGAAAACTGCAAGGCAAAAAGCCCAAAAAAAGGCTTCAAGATCAAAAAATGAGGCGAACCTTTGATGGCATTTCACAAAAATACTTACTTCTGAGGAGACCTGCTGGCCACCTCGGTCTTGAGCCTCGTGTTCTCGTGTATGAGGTTAACATTTTGAGATCGTAAGGACTTGTTGgcctacaaaataaaacacacagactCATTAGAAACTAGATTATTTTACGAATTGATTTTTAAAACCACTAAAAATGTCCTAGAAAAGAATGGAATAGTAAGTTATTtttatgtgtgttttttttcttctgcacACAAAATATTTGGGTGATCATCCATTCAGATTGACCAAGTGGATCCAAACCAAAGACAGGTCATGTTGAGCGTTCTCTGTAGAACACACTCCAGCGTGTGTACCTCTCTGAGCTTGTCCATGTCCTGCTTTATTTTATCACAGACATCTGTAGCCGTTTGCAGTTTGCTCTTCCATTCCTCCATAACAAATGGAGAAACCTTTTTGTCATCTGGTTGGGCTGAATTCACGCTGCAGGGATGCAACGCAGTCTTCAGCTGCTCTTCCAGATgtagattttttgtttttaactcCTCGTTTTCTCTCATAAGCCCGTCGATCTCCTCCTGTCACAAGAAGTTTGCAAAATTACCTTCTAACCACCAAAATAACAgcttgttgaataaaaatgcATACTGTGTTTAGCTAACAAGGCAAAAACAAAGACATTTAGCTGAATTCTGAACTAAAATAGAGCAAAAAAACTTGACAACCTCATACTCCCGTAAAAGCAGCTCTCCCCTGGTTTTCCTGAGACAATTCCTCATGGAAGGACTATCCAAGTAATCACTCTCATTTGTCCCTCCTGCAGCAGAAGTACACAAATagtaaaacattaacaaacaaaaacacattggTAATATTTCCAGCTTTCCACCCCAGATATGAACAATATTAGCaggatttttatattttaaattgctGCCCTTTCAAATCAAGTCTGGTGTTAACTGAGATATCAAAGAATTGTGCTAAAAACATTCAACTTATAAAGTTTCTGTTCCTGCCTAAAGCTTCCCAAGACTTCAGAGAAGCATTTTCCCTCCTCTGATCTCACCCACCCTTTATGAATGTAGTTGATACCTGAAACACCCATGGCAGACATGGCTAAATTTTCAGTAAGTCATCTTAGAGCTATTTATATCTACACTACACACTGGACCATTATCGATCGATTGAAAAAGTAATAGATCTTAAAACAGAGAAGCTTGTGACCCTAGAAAATCACTAAAGAAATATGACTTGTTTTAAACATTTGGCAAGAGGAAACCTGCTTGATTTCGAAAGATCAACAGAACACAAATCAGGTTTGCAAAGTTGCATCTGAATAAACCACAAGCACTGGAAAGCTATGACCTTTACCAAAGCTGAGATGTTCGGTCACAAAGTGGAGCATGGGGTTGATCATTTGAACTTGTTTTTCTTAACCATGAAAATGAAGTTGACCGTGAgctctagatcagtggttcccaaaagtatttagccgcgcacccccttctatgtcccgaccatgtcaacgcaccccccagcccccacatcagggcatggctatacatacatatatatatatatatatatatatatatacatacatatatatatatatatatatacatacatatatatatatatatatatatatatatatatacacatatatatatatatatatgtgtgtatatacttatagctcatagtctatgacccaagggctatagaccttggtttaactcatttaagtctaaccagtacagacccaaataccaatatcttgcaaatactgacagcaagaattatacagtggcattcataacaaataaatgcaaatacatttatgttcacaaaatgttgcataacatttattgagtcgtttcaatgtgctgtaggagagtgcactagcaccgtgtcctcagagagattagttattatttatcagtgtgaggaacttatttctacctaatttataaactatttatttacaagtccatcagttaatgtaataactgtcccaaccacagctgcaccccccaacccccaacccggtctcacagcaatccggggcaagctgcacgtgtgtttagcacgccgcacgcgcacatttagccgtttttagtggctcaggagcccgcaggtgcggtgtgtgtgtcactcactctggttactccaacagggagccggctctgagagctgtctttagcgactgacacatcactacatcattccctttcctaatgtcctgaagaacggtccggacgtgcaggcggagtgttaagctaacctgcaggaaatgtcgacgacagttagggctgctcaattaatcaaattttaatcacgattacgatccgagttttgaacgattataaaaacaaaacaagccgattatttactcctcccgcttgcgctgccctgagttgcaaatgaagcgctcctccacagggttgccaacttagcaactttgacactatttctagcagcttttcagacccccttcgtggctttttaacttaaaagtatctagcgaacacctcagaaacatttctggtaacccttagctactttctggataactgtcgtcgacatttcctgcaggttagctaaacactccgcctgtgctccggaccgttcttcaggacattaggaaagggaatgatgtagtgatgtgtctgtcactaaagaaacagctctcagagccggctccttgttggattaaccagagtgagacacacacaccgcacctgcggactcctgagccactaaaaacggctaaatgtgcgcgtgcggtgtgctaaacacacgtgcagcttgccccgattgccgagaccgggttggggggtgcagctgtggttgggacaattattacattaactgatggacctgtaaatacacagtttataaataaggtagaaataagttcctcacgctgataaacagtaactaatctctctgaggacacggtgctagtgcactctcctacaacaccttgacacgactcaataaatgttatgcaacattttgtgaacatcaatttatttgcatttatttgttataaatgccactgtataattcttgctgtcagtattttcaagatattggtatttgggtctgtactggttagacttaaatgagttaaaccaaggtctatagcccttgggtcatagactatgagctacaagtatattggtctttttatactgggaatcaggagttattttagtgatcatcttgtttcttatttttgtcaagattgtgccctgagcaattttatgactgaataaaaacaaataaaatcaacataaattgaaaaatcgtcctaaataatcgtgatctcaatttcagtcaccataattgtgattattatttttgccataatcgagcagccctaacgacagttatccagaaagtagctaagggttaccagagacgtttctgaggtgttcgccaggtacttttaagttaaaaagtcaagaagggggtctgaaaagctgctagaaatagcgtcaatgtcactaagttggcaacactgtgggaggagcgcttcatttgcaactcagggcagcgcaagcgggaggagcaaataatcggcttgttttgtttttataatcgttcaaaactcagatcgtaatcgtgattaaaattcgattaattcagCAGccctagttacatccacaatgttgtgtgtgtgaggtttacaatgtcagaacacctgcatgagacagcgtgttaattacaatctgccagaatgactcaccaccttcagattcctccaacaccgttaaaaaatcaaatacggaacatatcggcgtgcgcaggccagagtgctgaagctcggcgcattgttattatgaagctagggcacatgcggaggacacacacacacacgcgcacgcacaaaatatacttgttttcaattacatttattgggcccacttactttttcttaggaccacccacaaatgagtttctggctacgctaatggtgacatctgacagacttctctgagctccgcagccattacacttttcacctcgtgcaccccctagcggcagctcgcgcatccccaggggtgtgcgcaccacactttgggaatccctgctctagatGAACCAAAGCATTCAATGCAAGGCCAACTACTTGATTACAGCTTGGCTAAAATCTAGTCATGTAACAGAGAAACAATCCACATCACAGCTGGACATCCATTACAGAATGTCTGAAAAAGAAAAGTATAAAAATGGTCAAAGTCTGCAGCTTGCTGAAAcaccaccagtgttgggaacgttactttaaaaaagtaattagttatagttactgattactttgtcaaaaaagtaactcagttactaactgagttacaagattataaaagtaactaattacaaagaaaaataactacttagttactttttttcattaaagcatgcaagaattactacaatagtgaaatataaatgactaatgactggaacataataaaatgtatgtttaaatgtttttttataaacctgaataattaaaataaataagcacttaacaggaggaactactaacaggagcattacacttatctagactattaaaaggtcactgtgtgatattcaaCAAGacgccaatcagctaaaatttaaaattgcaaatagaaacacctgtaaaggttcctaagcctttaaatggtctctcagtctagttaaattacagaaatgaatgcaattttgcacagtattatcatttttccagcttcacataattgtgtgttttagtagcatttctgttgctgctaatctagtaatggttaaataaataaataaaatcctttaaaatgacactagaagaggcacaagcctgatggaggacttacatttactaacttgggtcagacccaaccacagaagagctgaagctgggtggtaaacacacacaggtagttctaataacacctgagctccatgacgtctgagactgatgcatcagtgctacagcgggactaaagacatgatcagaaacaggctacagctggatgatctagaaaggtagaagatcaggacgtctgagcggtgaacaggtgagcggaccttcgagacgtcccgctgtcacgctaagaagagcACGGCTGCAGAcgaatctgcaggtctgcagccgtagatattcatcacgtcttcctcgttcttcactggccgtgatgcgcttggatgaaaatgtctacctctttagctcctgatcagctgatgacagcttcaacacaccgcgctgcttaacgcacgcttgtctttatcagtaacagaaacaatcgttttgttaaaagaagacggtaattaattagtttgcttgttacagaaagaaatattgtttaattaacgtggttattttaaacagcgttattcccatcactgctcagtTGTGCATGCAGTGAcagagacagtgagaacactgagggtctccgcccacccggccaatcatcatcgtgtttgtaagtgcgttaccgacacctctctctccctggctgcagctgaagtgtggcggtcagaaagcctcacactgttgctcaacgttcgacaagcacatagtaacgcacaaccttccgtccccagtaacggtaacggcgttgcaacagcgggaaaagtaattagattattccgttacctaaaaaacaacgtcgttatatttaaacggcgttactcccaacactgaacaCCACACAGGAATATTCAGAATTTTGCACACTGAAGACTTTAATGTCTAGTATTGACTACTAAACAAAATTATTGGTCTATGTTTTCTATGACACTGCGTGATCAAGTCAcactaaaatgatttatttaactCCCTGATGCTGAAGCAATCAGACAAAAGTTGTTCTGTTTACATTTTTCAGAGCCAATTGTGCTTTAATTTACTGCCATTCAAACATGCTAAAACACAGGTGAATACATTCAACACAACAATGGCACATGTGTGAAATATTGATCTAAAAAGTTCCtatgttttttaaataataaagtaACAAATAACTAAAATTACCATCATACATAAAGAGAACACACACATTAAGTAAAACTTGTTAGTTTCAATGATAAACTAAAGTGATTCACAACTATTGCTGGATATGTATCGGAGGAGAAAATGGCAGTATTAACTAACTCGACAACTGGCTCGTTTTTGTCTGGTTCTGTCAAAGCTGCGACAGGAGAGCCTGATAACCGAAACCACAAAGAACCGACATCAGTATGATTTGAATTAGCCTTCATAACACAACAAACATCATGTTTTATTACGTTTGCCTCCATAATTCTATTATTCTGATGAGTGCAGCCAGGAACTCACCGATGATCTCTCTGCACGGGCTCTCTGCTGAGATGGGTACCCTGCAGGTGGGACACTGGCTGGCATTCTTTAACCACATCTCCATGCAGGATGAGCAGAACACGTGGTGGTTGCCACAAATGACCGGCTGTCTCACCTGCAGAGGCAAACCACGAGTGAATAACCCGTTTACCAACCCCAGCACAGTCAAGCACAACTTGACTCATCGAATCCATAACAGTTGACCAATTAAACCGGTTAGCTAGCTAGCAGCGCTCAGCTGTTTATCCGGTAAAAACACAAAGATTTGCGGTAAAATTAAAACAACATAATTTTTACCTTTCCGAGGCATATCTGACAAGAAATCGGTAGAGTTAGCGAAAGAGTGGAATTCTGAAAGTTAACAGCCATTGTTCTTGTGAAAACACGGAAAGGGGGAGACCATTGcctacaaacaaataaaaaccagAGATAAACCGCTGTTCCGCGCGCTGAGTCACGTGAGTACGGAAAGCTCAAAAGGACAAAAGTCTCCAGATACCCAAACAACAAATGGCTCGTATTTTATCGTTTGCGTGACAAAAATGACAATTAGGCAAATTGTAAACAAAATACGGACttgcaaaatatatatatatatatatatatatatatatatatatatatatatatatatatatatatatatatatatatccacctCACACCCGCATAAAAATATTTGGAAATTGACAAGGAAACTGAATTTCCCACATTTCTTTTATTGGGAATTTACCATGTTTTTCCTTCCATTTACTAATTTTACAAATACTGATTTCCAATAAAGTTGATATCTGTATGCGACAGGTATGTAGATTTAAATAAGGAAGAAAAAGTAAACACCTTGTTAGATTACGAGCTTGCATTACAACATCAAAGTTACATCATATTTTCTAAAGGACATTTTATTATAACTGATATAGGCTATAAAGGAATtagaaaacatattttttttccatttcgGTCATTTCTTTAGCAAGTTACATTGGTCTTCCTATAATTTAAAGTGTACTGATAATTATGTAAATTCATGGCCTCATTATACTGGAGatgttttttcttcaaattatgagtttgtttgttttactCTACTTGTAGCATTAACAATTTCCTTTGATAAAGATGTTGGTAGGATGTCTTTTTATCTAAAGCCAAACTACTGCATATTTGACCTCACATGCTACCCTAACTCCTGAAATgcataaaaaagttttttttgtttgcttgtttgttttgagtttatttttgcattttatgCTATTTTTATATCCTTTTTCAAAACTACCATTGTAAAAATGTCAGATTGTGGGTTTTTCTAAAACTGCTAAAATTACCATGAAATAATCACGTACAGTCATGCTAAAATTAACAGTATAGTTTGCTTATCATAACACATCACATTGCGAGTCCTTTGTCAAAAgtttatttaaacaaataagtGAAGGCAAATATGTTGTTTGCATAACATAACATGTTCTTTATGGAGCTGCCTTTTGAAAATATCTACAAAACAATCTTTTAGCAAAAATTCAACCAGACTTACTGAGTTTATCATTGAAAAAACAAGATGGCATTGGGGCATATCTATAGTTACAACAAGAAAATGGATTTTCTTTAGTTTTTCCATTCTTTTACAAGGTTCTGGGGAAAGTAGTGTGTTTGCAATTGACTGAGATTTTAagcagtaagtaagtaaattttatttatgtagaACTCATCACTGACATAtactcacaaagtgcttcacatagataaaaacaaaataaacataaaGTTATTAAATCATAATGAccttaaaacagaaatagattcaaATCATAAAGTCATGCAATTATAAAagaccataaaacaaatgaaaggcagGCTTTAAAAAATGCATATCACAGAGTCTGCACTACTCAGGGTCTTAATACCCTTTTGGCTACTGACTCTGGAGCTTTTGTAATACTTTTACTGTTGGATTTGtctgctgcatttgacactgtggaCCACAGTCTCCTGATTTCGCAATTGCAACATTTTTTGGGGGCTTGAAGTGTAGATCTGGCTGAGAGGCCATTTAGTGTCCCTTTAGGAGGCCTAGCATAATCTCATTCCCCTTTCTTATGCAGGGTTCCTCGGGGATCGGTTCTTGGATCTTTGTTTTCCTTTTATTTGCTGCCTCTGGGTTCTGTTTTTAGGAAATATTGGTGATCTTTCCATTTGCATGCAGATGACACTCAGGTTTACATTCCCATTAAACCCAGCTATACCTCGTTCCTTATATCCTCTTCTAAACGGAATTGATGAAGTTAAAATTTGGATGTTGGACAATTTTCTTCACTTTAATAATGATAAGACTACGGTTATGCTTTTTAGTCCTGTGTGCCCAGTGAGCTGTGTTCAACAGACCTTGGTCCACTGGCTCCTATTCTTCAAACCTTTAACAAACAATCTGGGAGTTATGCTCAACAGTGACTTAGTTCTGGACAAGCAAACCAATGCTGTGAAGAAAACTAGCTTTTGCCAAGTTTAAGCATGTTCTCTCAAAACATGATTTTGAGACCATGGTTCACACGTTCATTGCGTCACACCTTGACTATTGTAACTCACTGTACCTTGGTGttcctcagtctcacctctcccgGCTTTAAATggtgcagaatacagcagcacacCTGTTGATGGGTTTGAGGAAGAGGGATCACATCTCCATAATTTTGGCtttgctgcactggctgcctgttgatTTCAGGGTTCGTATAAAGTATAAAGTGGAATGCCTTTCTAATCCAGATAAGAACGGCTTCCTCATTGTCAGGTTTTAAATCGTGTGTAAAATCTCAACTGTTTTCTGTCGCTTTTAATTCAGTGAGACTGTATTTAGTTTAATTGATGTTTATGttatgcttttatttaataatttcGAGCCTTTTATTATAACATTGTAGTGCATTACTgttgttttactgtatttttttagttttgttaagcactttggtcagcttttatgctgttgcaAAGTGCTATAGAAGAAAAGTTGACTTGAATAGTTTAGCCTCTTTAATGTTTTCTTGAAAAGCAACAAAATTCAGTTAAATCATAATCATTCCACTCTTTTATATTACTTAGATTGCATTTGGACATTACAATTCTTCCAATATAAGAGTTTCAGGATGGTATTACTTTGCAAGTCTTGTTTCAGGTAAACATTATATGATTTATGACCGACAAAACAGCATGGTCTAAGATTAGCATACATCCTAGTGAAAATATTTCAGATTTCATTTCTACCACAGTCCAAACCCGAAAGGCCATTACTTATATCTAAAGCTGCATGTCCTGTGCTTCATCGTATCTAAAACCAGGACATCTTCTCAGGATGTAATTGGATTAGAATTGACTGAGTGCAAACTAACCTTGTACACTGATCCCAGATTAAAAACATCATCAGTACTTGTTTGATTGTTTTCAGTGGCCTATTGAATGCACCAAGCCACCACTTGTTCTCACTCATTTTTCATACCTGAAGTGGTTTTATCAGATGATGCTCAGATGAATGTATGTGACAAACATGTTTAGGTTAAATAAATGACAGACCTAAATGCATCCATTTACATGGCATTAGTCTGTGTCACTAACTCTGTATTATGAAAAAGAATCAGCagaaaaaaacaataaagtaGATATTCAAGTATTTTTAGAAACCGTCACTGAgagttaaaaacatatttttgtgtGCATTAATTCGGGGAAACCTTCATCTGAATATTGCAAATTAATTCAAACAGGGTCAGAAACACCAGATCCTTTCAGAAATACCTTTCTGTGTGCTGCAGTAGAAAATGATTAATTTTTTCAGAGGAAACTAGTTCTAAAATAAACAATATCAGGCTGAAGTGTAGGAAATGCCTTTTGGACCACTGAGATTGTATTGTTTTGCGAGTGGCCAGTCATTAATTGGAGACAGTCAATTAATCACTGCTGGTACAGACGGCTTTGTCTATTGATCTTGTTCCAGCACTTATTTTTCATCCCTAAATGACACCGATTGCCAGATTTGACCAGCATGTGTAATGGACAGTGAAGAACCAATGACCCAAGTGTCAGTCTTGTCACTGGTTGGGATCTCAATCCCCTCCCCCAACTTCAAATAGCATCTTTACCATTTAGCTTGGAAAGGTTTAGATTGCCCTTAGAGCACAGCAGCGAAACAGTGCGCACTTGTGCTCAGATGACCTTTTCTGTTTAAGGCCTAATCTCTGACAAATGCTTGCTTTAATTAGCTTGATACCCCCTGCCAAGAccacccatctctctctctctctctctctctctctctctctctctctctctctctctctctctctctctctctctctctctctctctctctctctctcacacacacacacacacacaca
This genomic window from Nothobranchius furzeri strain GRZ-AD chromosome 9, NfurGRZ-RIMD1, whole genome shotgun sequence contains:
- the obi1 gene encoding ORC ubiquitin ligase 1, with translation MAVNFQNSTLSLTLPISCQICLGKVRQPVICGNHHVFCSSCMEMWLKNASQCPTCRVPISAESPCREIIGGTNESDYLDSPSMRNCLRKTRGELLLREYEEEIDGLMRENEELKTKNLHLEEQLKTALHPCSVNSAQPDDKKVSPFVMEEWKSKLQTATDVCDKIKQDMDKLREANKSLRSQNVNLIHENTRLKTEVASRSPQKFGRYTVAALESKIQQHERDVEHLKRALERSDQYIDELEAQVRKSEKKHLEVQDTFASSNSGADVLKHEQKFNMMMRSLSDNERMSICSNPEVEFRTFSRNPSLVFQPSVEDKSPNGEQKKEDLESTSSDFLPTTPSSAFRSLTLRSPGLRGKKVAFKPVPHLRKLNFEENPSPSQTASALGNKFSSVEKSPKGLSDMDPSKSIFWGSWHPGPSEDNSVKESTSANAIREDPNSFQTSSEASMDAAYLDKISELDSMMLDGESSSSRGSQLSLTSSPPGDLNGTLTPESQICPDSSSGSGGKPAVQGEDVQQDLGSNMDDTLISKEAPSGSEDNFSVEGGPCRFGSTEHREPSQTDELSFDLLFDHLDQVEAVPSGSLSPEAQLQDQDHVTSSSSGCTGSKPVNTRDRHALNSSQPVKRKSHSPFNSSSPTKLSKLM